The proteins below are encoded in one region of Anguilla anguilla isolate fAngAng1 chromosome 3, fAngAng1.pri, whole genome shotgun sequence:
- the LOC118223958 gene encoding twist-related protein 2-like — translation MEASSGSPVSPVDSSVTSEEEDRQPRRFGRKRKRSKNLNGDCSPCSVKRSKKSSPSSAQSYEELQNQRVLANVRERQRTQSLNEAFASLRKIIPTLPSDKLSKIQTLKLASRYIDFLCQVLQSDEMDNKMSSCSYVAHERLSYAFSVWRMEGAWSMSASH, via the coding sequence ATGGAAGCGAGCTCGGGATCGCCTGTCTCCCCAGTGGACAGCTCAGTTACCAGCGAAGAGGAGGACAGACAACCGAGAAGATTCGGAAGGAAGAGGAAGCGCAGCAAGAATCTAAACGGTGACTGCAGTCCCTGTTCAGTTAAACGAAGCAAAAAATCGAGTCCCAGCAGCGCGCAGTCATACGAGGAGCTCCAAAATCAACGGGTCTTAGCGAATgtaagggagagacagaggaccCAGTCTCTCAACGAAGCCTTTGCTTCCTTACGGAAAATCATCCCCACGCTGCCGTCGGACAAACTGAGTAAGATACAGACACTGAAACTTGCGTCCAGATACATAGATTTTCTCTGTCAGGTCCTACAAAGCGACGAGATGGATAACAAGATGTCAAGCTGCAGTTACGTCGCTCATGAAAGACTCAGTTACGCTTTCTCAGTCTGGCGGATGGAGGGCGCGTGGTCCATGTCCGCGTCCCACTAG
- the LOC118222690 gene encoding lactase-phlorizin hydrolase-like produces the protein MVCHECLLTVKMKTLCRALSVLLLCCRVCSNAEQRQLDFMLLAGPLPARLHSFSTQHVDPQPLSWGGPGADAFGCKGPLPEQLRDYFRYLRARGVTHFKVPLSWSQLLPAGDPGQPDQQTVECYQAQLKQLKQAGLEALVILHRSAIPEAFRGRHGGWENQATVDLFERYAKFVFSVFGELADFWVTFSHISELVQEKLRGAASSSQQAAVTNALLAHEKVYITYHHLLSGGQVSLGVDSNDVSILSQNEATSRVPLDFLSVEVQYDCRQEASLEKELTTIQGTSGGLPILIYQLDIKGCASEHDSYQSLTSILQVLRNPDLKILGCDIVNLFDQLSMDRTPKSPPNLIGKAARPSSAYKQVWEKFSVQTPADRDSFLAESFPEGFRWGASSESFKVEGGWAEHGKGETIWDRFAHEGNVLGNQTADLACDSYNKADYDVYLLRGLLSKTYQFSLSWARIFPSGHRGSQSVEGTLYYDKLIDALIQSNIQPVVTLHHWDLPQELQDYGGWTNDSITGAFREYADFCFSRFGDRVKTWNTFSSPWVISHAGYGTGEYPPGIKDPVVDSYKVTHTILKSHAEAWHVYNDKYRQVQGGKVGIALNSDWAEPLASSSPAQDVEAAERYLQFMLGWFAHPIFVDGDYPPLLKSQIGAKQSECPGAEPAVLPVFSDAERKRIQGTADFFGLNHYTSRLVNETKGGCQTGPAGVGDFMSHADPSWPTTASSWICSVPWGIRRILSFITAEYTSVTKVPIYVTGNGMPTVGGPEVLNDTERVLYLRSYINEALKAIRLDGVDLQGFTVQSLMDGFEGPQGYSERFGLHYVDFGSMDRPRTPKASAHFYSQIIKNNGISTVRQWRILPSSSAPQYQTTRLSSLPPSEVPSKAKVVWEKFSRQSKFERKLYHYGTFPEGFHWGVSSSAYQVEGGWDADGKGMSVWDQFTHTPGSIPNNDNGDVACDSYRQTEEDLYMLRALGVTSYRFSLSWSRIFPNGQKVSLNQNGVDYYNKLIDGLLVHNITPIVTLYHWDLPQALMSINGWENVSTIALFSEFSEFCFATFGDRVKFWVTFNEPYTIAWSGYGLGAIPPNVKNPADAPYRVAHNLLKAHAMAYRTYDEKYRKAQGGVVSISLNANWVEPKDVDIPREVRAADRAMQFQLGWFAHPIFKNGDYPDAMKWMVGNKSELQGLPESRLPVFTEQEKAYIRGTADVFCINAYTTKIVRHITPRLTPPSYEYDRDVGEAEETDSPGTAINGQRAVAWGLRRLLNWIKEEYSDPEIYITENGVATNSKTTVDDTDRIFFFKSYIDEALKAHNLDGVRLRGYVASSLMDSFEWLHGYTVGFGLHHVDFQHPMRPRTPKYSAHYYHRIMKDNGFPLPEDEKPIYGFFRKDFFWSTATASYQVEGGWRADGKGLSIWDKFAHTPLKVGNDDNGDIACDSYNKVEEDVAMLKRLRATHYRFSISWPRVLPDGTPRTINEAGLKYYHRLVNALLAANIQPQMTLYHWDLPQALQDQGGWENDTIVQRFKDYADVIFSSLGDKVKFWITINEPYNVANIGHGYGTAAPGISFRPGTLPYIVGHNLLKAHAEAWHLYNEKYRPKQGGIISITINSDWAEPRNPYKQEDIDSARRVVQFYIGWFAHPVFNGDYSDVMKNIIRERSLAAGLPKSRLPEFTPEEVQRIKGTYDYFGFNHYTTVLTFNVDYKNLQHYDADRGAGTIADRTWLDSGSAWLKVTPPGFRKILNFIKNEYGNPPIYITENGISERGPINLNDVHRIHYYENYINQALKAYLLDGVDIRGYTAWSLMDNLEWATGFAERFGLFHVNHSDPALPRVAKQSAARYATIITCNGFPDPALGSHECLTPEPEGTSSPSPSPPQPPPVKVPGVRFLGLEVSPSDAEVALYILFFFSIAGTIATILIAYRCRKATRKSQHEEHISLEKRF, from the exons ATGGTTTGCCATGAGTGCCTGCTGACAGTAAAAATGAAGACCTTGTGTAGGGCTCTCTCTGTACTTCTTCTCTGCTGTAGGGTCTGCAGCAATGCGGAGCAGAGGCAGCTGGACTTCATGCTACTGGCAGGACCTCTGCCCGCACGCCTGCACAGCTTTAGCACGCAGCATGTAGACCCCCAGCCTTTGTCTTGGGGAGGTCCTGGAGCAGATGCCTTCGGCTGCAAGGGGCCGCTACCTGAGCAATTGAGAGACTATTTCCGATACCTCCGCGCCAGGGGAGTGACTCATTTCAAAGTTCCCTTGTCCTGGTCGCAGCTCTTGCCTGCTGGAGACCCTGGCCAGCCTGACCAGCAGACGGTGGAGTGCTACCAGGCCCAGCTGAAGCAGCTGAAGCAGGCAGGCCTGGAGGCGCTGGTGATCCTGCATCGCTCTGCTATCCCAGAGGCCTTCAGGGGCAGACACGGCGGCTGGGAGAACCAGGCTACGGTCGACCTGTTTGAACGTTACGCCAAATTTGTCTTCTCTGTATTTGGGGAGCTGGCAGATTTTTGGGTCACATTCAGCCATATCAGCGAGCTGGTGCAGGAGAAGCTCAGAGGTGCAGCCTCATCATCCCAACAGGCAGCAGTGACGAATGCTCTCCTGGCTCATGAGAAGGTCTACATCACATACCACCATCTTCTTTCAG GGGGACAGGTCTCACTTGGGGTGGATAGCAATGATGTCTCCATCTTGTCTCAAAATGAGGCCACCAGTAGG gtacCACTCGATTTTTTGTCTGTGGAAGTCCAGTATGACTGCAGGCAGGAAGCAAGCCTGGAGAAAGAGCTGACAACTATACAG GGAACCAGTGGGGGCCTGCCAATTTTAATCTATCAGTTAGATATCAAAGGCTGTGCCTCCGAACATGACAGCTACCAGTCCCTCACCAGCATCCTGCAAG TCCTGAGGAACCCGGACTTGAAGATCTTGGGCTGTGACATTGTTAATCTGTTTGATCAGCTGAGCATGGACCGCACCCCTAAAAG TCCCCCCAATTTGATAGGTAAAGCAGCTCGCCCCTCATCTGCATACAAACAGGTATGGGAGAAGTTCAGTGTGCAAACTccagcagacagagacagctttCTGGCTGAATCATTCCCTGAGGGTTTCCGGTGGGGAGCCTCCAGCGAGTCCTTCAAGGTGGAGGGTGGCTGGGCGGAGCACGGAAAAGGGGAGACCATCTGGGATCGGTTCGCCCATGAAGGCAACGTCCTTGGGAACCAGACCGCCGACCTAGCCTGTGACAGCTATAATAAAGCAGACTATGATGTCTACCTCCTGAGAGGCCTCCTCTCCAAGACCTACCAATTTTCCCTGTCTTGGGCCCGCATTTTCCCCTCCGGCCACAGGGGGAGCCAGAGCGTGGAGGGCACCCTTTACTATGACAAGCTCATCGATGCTCTCATTCAGTCCAACATCCAACCTGTGGTGACACTGCACCACTGGGACCTCCCACAGGAATTGCAGGACTATGGAGGGTGGACTAATGACTCCATCACTGGGGCCTTTAGAGAGTATGCAGACTTCTGCTTCTCCAGGTTTGGAGACCGTGTGAAGACTTGGAACACCTTCAGCAGTCCCTGGGTTATAAGCCATGCGGGCTATGGTACAGGAGAGTACCCTCCTGGTATCAAAGACCCTGTGGTTGACTCATATAAG GTGACCCACACCATCCTGAAGTCCCATGCTGAAGCCTGGCACGTTTACAACGATAAATACCGGCAGGTGCAGGGGGGCAAAGTTGGCATCGCCCTGAATTCGGACTGGGCCGAGCCCCTGGCCTCATCCAGCCCTGCCCAGGACGTGGAGGCAGCAGAACGGTACCTGCAGTTTATGCTGGGCTGGTTTGCCCACCCCATATTCGTGGATGGAGATTACCCACCTCTCCTGAAGAGTCAGATCGGAGCGAAGCAGAGTGAATGTCCTGGCGCAGAGCCCGCTGTCCTGCCCGTTTTCTCTGATGCCGAGAGGAAGCGTATCCAGGGGACGGCGGATTTCTTTGGGCTGAACCACTACACGTCCCGGCTGGTCAACGAGACCAAGGGGGGCTGCCAGACCGGGCCAGCAGGGGTGGGGGATTTCATGTCGCATGCAGACCCTTCCTGGCCCACCACTGCTTCCAGCTGGATTTGTTCTGTCCCGTGGGGAATCCGCAGGATCCTCAGCTTCATCACTGCAGAGTACACGTCTGTCACCAAGGTCCCTATCTATGTCACAGGGAATGGCATGCCCACGGTGGGAGGACCTGAGGTGCTCAATGACACAGAGAGAGTGCTGTATCTCAGGAGCTATATCAACGAGGCCCTGAAAG CTATTCGTTTAGATGGAGTGGACCTGCAGGGTTTCACCGTTCAGTCTTTGATGGATGGGTTTGAGGGCCCGCAAGGTTACAGTGAACGTTTCGGTTTGCACTACGTCGACTTTGGGAGCATGGATAGACCAAGGACCCCAAAGGCCTCTGCCCATTTCTACTCCCAAATCATAAAGAACAATGGCATCTCTACCGTGAGACAATGGAGGATCCTACCGAGTAGCTCTGCCCCTCAATACCAGACAACTAGGCTATCTAGCCTACCTCCATCTGAGGTCCCGTCAAAGGCCAAAGTGGTCTGGGAGAAGTTCTCCCGCCAATCGAAGTTTGAGAGGAAGCTCTACCACTATGGGACCTTTCCTGAAGGATTTCACTGGGGGGTCTCATCCTCAGCATATCAGGTGGAAGGCGGCTGGGATGCAGATGGGaaaggtatgagtgtgtgggaCCAGTTCACCCATACGCCCGGCAGCATTCCCAACAATGACAATGGAGATGTGGCATGTGACAGCTACCGCCAGACAGAGGAGGACCTCTACATGCTGAGAGCCCTAGGGGTGACATCCTACAGGTTCTCTCTGTCCTGGTCCAGAATCTTCCCCAATGGCCAGAAGGTGTCCCTCAACCAGAATGGTGTGGACTATTACAATAAGCTCATTGATGGTCTCCTAGTCCACAACATCACCCCCATAGTGACACTGTATCATTGGGACCTACCCCAGGCCCTAATGAGCATCAATGGCTGGGAGAATGTCTCCACCATTGCCTTGTTCAGTGAGTTCAGTGAATTCTGCTTTGCCACCTTTGGGGACAGAGTGAAGTTCTGGGTGACCTTCAATGAACCCTACACCATAGCGTGGTCAGGGTATGGACTTGGGGCTATCCCTCCTAATGTCAAGAATCCTGCTGACGCTCCCTACAGAGTGGCCCACAACCTGCTGAAAGCTCACGCTATGGCATACCGCACGTATGATGAGAAGTACCGTAAAGCCCAAGGTGGTGTGGTCTCCATCAGCCTCAATGCCAACTGGGTGGAGCCTAAGGACGTTGACATTCCAAGGGAGGTGAGGGCTGCTGATCGTGCCATGCAGTTCCAGCTGGGCTGGTTTGCTCACCCCATCTTCAAGAATGGTGACTACCCAGACGCCATGAAGTGGATGGTAGGAAACAAGAGCGAGCTGCAGGGCCTGCCAGAGTCCAGGCTCCCTGTGTTCACGGAGCAGGAGAAAGCCTACATCCGGGGCACTGCCGACGTCTTCTGCATCAATGCCTACACCACAAAAATAGTGCGTCACATTACCCCCAGGCTCACCCCTCCATCCTACGAGTATGACCGAGATGTGGGAGAGGCGGAGGAGACTGACTCTCCTGGGACAGCCATTAATGGCCAGAGAGCCGTGGCCTGGGGCCTGAGAAGGCTTCTGAACTGGATCAAGGAAGAGTATAGTGACCCTGAAATCTACATCACAGAAAATGGGGTGGCCACCAACTCTAAGACTACTGTGGATGACACAGACAGGATATTCTTCTTTAAATCCTACATCGATGAGGCACTGAAAG ctCATAATCTGGATGGAGTTAGACTGAGGGGATATGTGGCCAGCTCTCTTATGGACTCCTTTGAGTGGCTCCATGGCTACACCGTGGGTTTCGGGCTACACCATGTTGACTTCCAGCATCCAATGCGCCCCCGAACCCCCAAATACTCAGCCCATTATTACCATCGCATCATGAAGGACAACGGATTCCCTCTGCCAGAGGATGAGAAGCCAATATATGGATTCTTCCGTAAAGACTTCTTCTGGAGCACAGCGACTGCATCCTATCAG GTTGAGGGGGGCTGGAGGGCTGATGGGAAGGGACTGAGCATCTGGGACAAGTTTGCACACACCCCCCTGAAGGTCGGCAATGATGACAATGGTGACATTGCCTGTGACAGCTACAATAAGGTAGAGGAGGATGTGGCCATGCTCAAGAGGTTGAGGGCCACCCACTACCGCTTCTCCATCTCCTGGCCCAGGGTCCTGCCTGACGGGACTCCCAGGACCATCAATGAGGCCGGTCTAAAGTACTACCACCGGCTGGTCAATGCGCTGTTAGCTGCAAACATACAGCCGCAG ATGACGCTGTACCACTGGGACCTCCCCCAGGCCCTGCAGGACCAGGGGGGCTGGGAGAATGACACCATTGTCCAGAGGTTCAAGGACTATGCTGATGTCATCTTCAGTAGCCTGGGAGACAAAGTCAAGTTTTGGATCACCATCAACGAGCCTTACAATGTGGCCAATATTGGCCATGGATATGGCACTGCTGCACCAG GTATTAGCTTCAGGCCCGGAACACTGCCCTACATCGTGGGTCATAATTTGCTGAAGGCGCATGCGGAGGCCTGGCACCTGTACAATGAGAAGTACCGCCCCAAACAGGGAGGCATCATCTCCATCACCATAAACTCTGACTGGGCGGAGCCTCGCAACCCCTACAAGCAGGAAGACATTGATTCTGCCCGGCGAGTTGTACAG TTCTATATCGGCTGGTTTGCACATCCTGTGTTTAACGGAGATTACAGCGATGTCATGAAGAACATTATTAGAGAGAGAAGTTTGGCGGCTGGCCTCCCTAAATCTCG GCTGCCAGAATTCACTCCGGAAGAGGTTCAGAGAATCAAAGGCACCTATGACTACTTTGGATTCAACCACTACACCACTGTTCTGACTTTCAATGTGGACTACAAAAACCTCCAGCACTATGATGCAGACAG GGGGGCAGGGACCATTGCAGACCGCACCTGGCTGGATTCGGGATCAGCCTGGCTCAAAGTCACACCTCCGGGGTTCAGAAAGATCCTGAATTTCATCAAGAATGAGTATGGGAACCCCCCCATTTACATCACAGAGAACGGCATCTCCGAGCGGGGCCCAATTAACCTGAATGACGTCCACAGGATCCATTACTATGAGAACTACATTAACCAGGCTCTTAAAG CATATCTGCTGGACGGCGTAGACATTCGGGGCTACACGGCTTGGTCTCTCATGGACAATCTGGAGTGGGCCACTGGCTTTGCTGAGAGGTTTGGCCTCTTCCACGTCAACCACTCTGACCCAGCACTACCGCGCGTAGCCAAACAGTCTGCTGCGCGGTATGCCACCATCATCACCTGCAACGGCttccctgaccccgccctcgGCTCCCACGAGTGTCTGACCCCAGAACCTGAAG GAACCAGCTCTCCCTCACCTTCTCCGCCTCAGCCTCCACCAGTAAAGGTCCCGGGAGTCAGGTTTTTAGGCTTGGAGGTGTCCCCCTCTGATGCGGAGGTGGCTTTGTACAtacttttcttcttctctatTGCCGGCACCATTGCCACCATCTTAATAGCTTACCGATGCAGGAAGGCAACCCGAAAGTCCCAGCACGAGGAACACATCAGCCTTGAGAAAAGATTTTAA
- the LOC118224058 gene encoding transcription factor 21, with the protein MEDIFFDFDQDAASDFAFWGQMDPNFQFQSQPDSILVDCATLTGQLSPWSSFGCQSVFPDAQLTFSDLDSQSPQLGLSAEVDSSSVDEPHEISKRRQRRLAPHHPYKVQRHAANIRERKRMLSINSAFEELRCHVPTFPYEKRLSKIDTLRLAIAYIALLREILMSGCDPKTYVDECMKNGYKNQTNAIWNTSDLTARLSWIKWD; encoded by the exons ATGGAGgatatattttttgattttgatCAAGACGCTGCGTCAGATTTTGCTTTCTGGGGCCAGATGGATCCCAATTTCCAGTTCCAGTCTCAGCCGGACAGTATACTCGTGGACTGCGCAACGCTGACAGGACAATTGTCCCCTTGGTCATCTTTTGGCTGCCAGTCTGTGTTCCCAGACGCACAGCTGACCTTCAGCGATTTAGACTCCCAGTCCCCGCAGTTAGGCCTCAGTGCTGAAGTGGACAGCTCCTCAGTGGACGAGCCCCATGAGATCAGCAAACGCAGACAGCGTCGACTGGCACCGCACCACCCCTATAAGGTACAGCGCCACGCGGCCAACATCCGGGAGAGGAAAAGGATGCTGAGCATCAACTCTGCATTCGAGGAACTGCGCTGCCATGTGCCTACATTTCCCTATGAGAAACGACTTTCTAAAATAGACACGCTGCGACTGGCAATTGCCTACATTGCCCTCCTAAGAGAAATCCTCATGTCAGGATGCGACCCCAAGACATATGTGGACGAATGCATGAAAAATGGCTACAAAAATCAGACCAACGCGATATGGAACACGAGTG ATCTGACGGCCCGGCTCTCCTGGATAAAGTGGGATTAA